Proteins encoded together in one Gadus chalcogrammus isolate NIFS_2021 chromosome 18, NIFS_Gcha_1.0, whole genome shotgun sequence window:
- the LOC130371888 gene encoding LOW QUALITY PROTEIN: transmembrane protein 100-like (The sequence of the model RefSeq protein was modified relative to this genomic sequence to represent the inferred CDS: inserted 1 base in 1 codon): MAHLFLASTIPVSGEDPHTSKGAPKXPKSSMKTPTLSTASVDSKTTTTTTTATATPSKKDTRKVIVTTVPLINELQLTAATGGAEMSCYRCTIPFGVVVLIAGVVVTAVAYAFNSHGSTISVLGLVLLSAGLGLLGSSAVCWRLRRRKKSRDKRRESTTALMFNHDALLA, translated from the exons ATGGCGCACCTTTTCCTCGCTAGCACGATCCCTGTGTCGGGCGAGGACCCGCACACCTCCAAAGGCGCCCCAA CCCCCAAGAGCTCCATGAAAACGCCTACCCTGTCCACGGCGTCCGTGGACtcgaagacgacgacgacgacgacgactgcGACGGCCACGCCGTCCAAAAAGGACACCAGGAAGGTCATCGTGACCACCGTGCCGCTCATCAACGAGCTCCAGCTGACAGCCGCCACGGGGGGCGCCGAGATGTCGTGCTACCGCTGCACGATCCCCTTCGGCGTCGTGGTGCTCATCGCCGGCGTGGTGGTGACGGCGGTGGCGTACGCCTTCAACTCGCACGGCTCCACCATCTCGGTGCTGGGCCTGGTGCTGCTGTCAGCCGGGCTGGGCCTGCTGGGCTCCAGCGCCGTGtgctggaggctgaggaggaggaagaagagcaggGACAAGCGGCGGGAGAGCACGACCGCACTCATGTTCAACCACGACGCCCTCCTggcctag